CGCTGGACGTCGTCGTCCGGGGCGTGGCCCGCGAGCTTGGCGTGCCGGGCGGTCTCGATCCAGCAGGCCTCCGCGAGGTCCCGCCGGTCGGCGGACGCGGCGGCGTCGGCGGCGTCCCGTTGGGCGGCCGAGACGTACGGCTGGAGGGCGAGGATCGCGTCGCGGATCTCCACGACCCGGCGGTGCAGCCGCATCCGCAGCTCCCGGCGCCGCAGTTCCTCGGAGAGCACGACCTCGGGGACGGCTCCGGTCAGGTCCTGCCACAGGGGGAGCAGCGCGCGCAGGTACCACCAGTGCCGGGCTGCCTGCCAGGCCACTCCGACGGCGGGGACGGAACTGCCCACGAGGATCAGGCCGATGGCGGCGTGCTTCATCGCGTCGGTGATCGTGCTCGCGGCCGCACCGCTGTCGGGTCCGGTCGCCTCGGTCAGGCGCAGTACGAGGTAGACGGCGCGGGACAAGGCGTACGCAACGCCGGCCGCCGTGCCCGCGCCGAGCAGCCGCAGCCCTGTGCGGAGCCAGCCCGCACCCGCGTGGCGGCTGGAGCCCCAGAAGAGCCAGGTGGCCATGGCCATGGCGGTGCCCAGGTAGGCGAGCCAGACGAGCAGGTAGCAGGTGGCCGGGACGGATCCGGCGCTGCGCTCGAAGAAGTCCTCGACCTGGGTCCGGCGCGGTACGAAGGCGAACAGCACGGTCAGCCCGGCCATGGTCGCCCCGGCGGCGGCCATCCGCAGCCGCAGCCCGAGGGGGCTGTGGGGCCGCGTGATGACGTAGACGAACTCCAGAACGGCCGCCGCCGCCACGACGCCCAGGTACTGCTTGAGCAGCGTCGACAGGTTGTTGATGCCGGTGCCACCGTCGATGGAGTGCATGACGTCCGGCCGGCGCAGGGTCATGGCCAGCGTCAGCGCGGCGAAGGCGATCCACAGGGTGCGCTGCTTCGACGACCGTACGGCCGAGGGGGCACGCCAGAGGGCGACCAGCCACAGCAGGACCAGGACGACGGTGGTCATACGCGCGGCCTCACGATCTGCGGTCTCTGGGGGTGTCGGTGGAGGGGCGGATGGGGTGGCCGAGGGCGTCGCCCAGCCGGTTCAGCACGGGATTCGTGGTGGCCTCGCGGTCGAGGACGCGGTGGCTGAGAATCGTCGCCAGGAGTTCGGCGTCCTTCTCCTCGTTGTCGCTGTAGCTGGTGCGTCCGAGGATGTGGAGGACCTGGTCGAGGTCGATTCCGAGGTCGTCGTCCTCGTCTTCCTCGTTGTTGTCGTTGTCGTCGTTGTCCGGCTCGTCGTTTTTGGTCGTCTGGCCGGGCGGCAGCAGCCTGGTGGCGTACGCGGGGCGGTCGGCGTCCGGTGAGCCGTGGCCGAGGAGCAGGTGGGCGAGCTCGTGCAGCACGATCTGGAGCTTGTGGAGGGCGCTGGTCGCCGGCTCGTAGAAGATCAGGTCCACGCTCTCGGTGGCCACCAGGACCCCGCAGGGCATGCTGCTGTTGGGGGCGCCTTCCAGGGCGACCAGGCGCACCGGGCG
This genomic window from Streptomyces sp. NBC_01351 contains:
- a CDS encoding MAB_1171c family putative transporter, giving the protein MTTVVLVLLWLVALWRAPSAVRSSKQRTLWIAFAALTLAMTLRRPDVMHSIDGGTGINNLSTLLKQYLGVVAAAAVLEFVYVITRPHSPLGLRLRMAAAGATMAGLTVLFAFVPRRTQVEDFFERSAGSVPATCYLLVWLAYLGTAMAMATWLFWGSSRHAGAGWLRTGLRLLGAGTAAGVAYALSRAVYLVLRLTEATGPDSGAAASTITDAMKHAAIGLILVGSSVPAVGVAWQAARHWWYLRALLPLWQDLTGAVPEVVLSEELRRRELRMRLHRRVVEIRDAILALQPYVSAAQRDAADAAASADRRDLAEACWIETARHAKLAGHAPDDDVQRRDAGSAGDDSELDLDLDAEAQWLRRIDAARADETVRDFVRTHGAHAHRSPDSHPSAQQKAHQ